Below is a genomic region from Pristis pectinata isolate sPriPec2 chromosome 37, sPriPec2.1.pri, whole genome shotgun sequence.
AGACCAGGATTGGCAGGGGAACAGTCAGACTGAGAGGGGGTAGGAACAGCCAGACCAGGCGTGGACAGGGGAACAGTTGGACTGGGAGGAAGTGGAACAGTCGACAGGGAGTGGACAGGGGAACACTCGGGAccgtgagtggggggggggggggggggggcgggtacaATCGGAAGTGGGAATTGGGGGGAGCAGTCGACCACAAGCTGTAACTATTGGGGGTATTTCTCACTTGCCCAGAGAATCAGTTCTGTGGGGGGAAGCTGGTGAAACCCCAGGGCTCCTTCAAAACCCCCAACTGGCCGGAGAAAGCCTATCCCACCGGCATCACCTGTACGTGGCACATTGTCGCACGGCCTCATGAGGTAAggcagcccctccctccctccgccccatccctccacctccatccccctcccccctctctccttccccgctccctctcctccccctctcccctcccctcccctcatccctctcccctcccctccccagccccctcctGCAGcccccactcaccctccccttcccttccagtACATTGAGCTGCAGTTTGAGAAGTTCGGAGTGGAAGGAGACACTTACTGCCGCTATGATTACGTTGCTGTCTTCAACGGAGGGAGAAAGGAGGAGGGGCAGCGCGTCGGCAAGTTCTGCGGAGACACCCCGCCTGGGTAAGTTCTCTGCCCCCtcacaccccatccacacccggCACACTGACTCTTGGAGAGGCCACTCCTGCTGCACCAGTGACAGGTGAATTGCCCGAGGATTATGGATGGAGCAGCGTGCTACAGGCGGAGCGCAGGGAAGGCTACAGGCGGAGCGCAGGGAAGGCTATAGGCGGAGTGTGGCGCTGGCTACAGGCGGAGTGCGGGCAGGCTACAGGCAGGATGTTGGGTAGGCTACAGGCAGAGCACTGAGGTGGATTGCAGGCGGAGTGTTGGGGCGGGTTACAGGCGGAGCGTTGTGGTGGTTTACATGTGACGCACTAGGGAGGGTTACAGGCAGACTGCGGGGGTTACAGGTGGAGTGCTAGGGGGTTACAGGCAGAACAGGGTGTACCTCTACAGCCTGTGTGACACTGTCCTTTTCTAATTCTAGTGCCATCGTCTCCGAGGGTAATGAGCTGCTGGTACAGTTCGTGTCTGACCTCAGTGTCACTGCTGATGGGTTTTTGGCAACATACGACGTCAAGCAGAGGAAGGGTGTAGCGGTACAACCAGAGCCGACTAttgcacccaccaccaccaccaccagggcACCCAGGGTACCCAGGCCACCCAGGCCACCCAGGCCACAAGGTACAGACACACCAGCCCGTCCGCAACCTCCCTGCACTCAGACCGGGAGCCCGGACTTCCAGGGACGTGGCGCGGTGCTGGACCAGCTGTGGGAGGACACACCGAGCGTTCGACAGGGaaccttctccttcccctcccccccttccccctctcgcccccaccctccactccccctcccccttcccacccaccacccctcccccctctcccccccaccctccacctctccccctcccccccaccactccccctttctcccctcccctcctccactctcccctcccctcttcccctgctCCTCCTctcctgctcccccctccccatcaccctcctcccatctctcacactctccctccctccccactacccattccctctcccaccttccccctttttctcccccctctccccctctcccccccacccctgtctcccccttccctctccctccccctctcttcccccttctctcctcctttctcacccctctctctaccccaccctccttcccgtcccttcccacccctctctccccctctcctcaacccccctcccccagatccGGAGTCTGTGCTCAGTGAACTCCTGTGATGTGAGACCCCTTTAACTAATGCTGCTGTGACCTTTGCCCCTCAGGCCGACCCTTGCCCCCCATCTGCCAGACCAAGTGTGGGCGCAAAGGGACCCTGCCGAGCAACTTCTGCGCCAGTGACTTCGGTGAGTAAGTTCTGGGGGAGCAGGACCCTCCCCGGGTCAGTATtcaccggggggaggggggatgggaccCCAAATCTCGCTGTGATCCTGACCCCCAACCTGACTCCACCCCcaactccaacccccacccccatcctgacCCTGAACCCTGCTCTTACCCTGACCaaaacccccacccccatcctgacCCTGACCCCCATCCTGCCCACAATAAATCACCAGGACGTCTGTCTGTGATGCTGGGAGTGGGAGAGCAGCTGGGATTCCAGGATTTCACATCcaactttgtaaaacactggCCAGACCACAGGGGGAgtcctgtgtccagttctggggtCCTGTGTCCAGCTCCGGGGgtcctgtgtccagttctgggggTCCTGTCTCCAGGGGGAGTCCTCTGTGTCCAGCTCTGGGGGTCCCACACCCAGCTCTGGGGATCCTGTTCTGGGGTCCTGTGTCCATCTCCGGGGGTTCTGTGTCCAGTGGGAgtcctgtgtccagttctggtcaccccaccaCCGGGAGAAAGggactgcactggggagggtgtagaggggagTGCCTGGGGTGAAgtggttcagttatgaggagaggccgggtctgttctccctggagcagaggggggtggggggggcctcATGTAGAGGGTGGGGTTAGAGTGAGGAGGTCAGAGGACctgaaaaagaacattttcagCCAGAGGACGGTGGGATTCACTGAGGCAGAGACCacaggtgggaaaatgggatcagtgcggATGGGTACTCGACGGTCAGTATGAAGctgctgggccaaagggtctgtctaTGCGCCACGGTTCCGTGACTCTGAGGGGCAGTGAGGTTACCGTCAGCCAGCAGCTGACACCTCCCCTCATTGTGGCGAAGTGCATAGAGGGAGCCAGAGCCTGTACAGTGATCCAGTGATTGTACAGTGACCCAGTGTCTGTACAGTGACCCGGTCCCTGTACAGTGATCCAGTGCCTGTACAGTGATCCAGTGATTGTACAGTGACCCAGTGTCTGTACAGTGACCCAGTGTCTGTACAGTGACCTGGTCCCTGTACAGTGATCCAGTGCCTGTACAGTGACCCCGGTCCCTGTACAGTGACCCAGTGTCTGTACAGTGATCCAGTGCCTGTACAGTGATCCAGTGGGGCACTGTGCCAGTGCTAAGACCAATGTTTCTGTCACTGACTCTTTCCTTCTCCCCAGTGATCTCGGGAAAGGTACTGAGCCTCAGCCCCCAGGGACAGGTCACCGTCTCCATCATCCACACCTACAAAGCGGGGAACCTGGCGACACGAGAAGTGGGAGGGGAGACCCTTGCCAAGATGCTGGTGGTCTGCAGGAGATGCCCCAACCTGAGGAAAGGTAGGACTGGGTGATAGTGGAACCAAGGCGCCAACGGTTGTCTCTCCCCCACATACAGGTACACGCCGActgttctctctcccccacagGTACAGGTACTTTCCGGCTGTtgtctttcccccacagatgcacACTGCTGTTGTGTCTCCCCACAGGTACCAGGTACACTGACTGTTGTGTCTCCCCACAGGTACCAGGTATACACTGATGGGCCCCGTGGACCCCCAGGGCCGAGGACGGATCCTACCCACCAGCTTCTTCCTCATCTACAAACCGCAGCAGCACCAGGTGCTGACCAAGCTCACCAAGCGCAGGTGctgagggggcaggaggggggtGCTGGCAGCTGCTGGAACCAACCCCATCCCaatcccctgccccaccctcacccccatccgtccccccaccccaatcccgTCCCTCACCCCCATcatccccaactccaccccaatcctgtccctcacccccatcctcaccccaatcccaaccccctcccccacctccacccccaccccaaacccctcATCACCCCAgtctccaccccaaccccctcccccaccctcaccccctcggTCCCCACCCCACCGAGTCCAGCGCTCTCATTAGGACATCTAATTTTAATTAAATCTGTTAATAAATTCTCTGCAATAAGATGTTGTTGTTCTCATTTTGTGATGCTCCTGAGGTTGTCCCAGGGGCCGAGGGtccgtgctgggacctctgatgtTATGTTCATGTTCAGGTTGGCACCGAGAAGCTGTGGTCAGACTCCCATGTCTCCGCGTAACACCCTGGACAACAATCCGGGACGGTGtgaggtggcaagtaacattcatggaacagtacagcacaggaacaggcccttcggcccaacaagcctgtgctgaccatgacgccaatccCGCCTGCCTGCACACAGCCCCTATCCCTCCGTTCCCAGCCCATTCGTGTGtccatccaaatgcctcttaaacctctTCCATATCTGGccgcgcattccaggcacccaccactctctgtgaaaaaacaaCTTGCTTCACCCATCTCTTttaaacccccaccccccccatcttaaagctacgccctctagtattggacgcCCTGGGaaaataccctctaatccagacagcgtcctggtgaacctcttctgcaccctctccaaagccgccacatacttcctgtaacggggtgaccaaaactgcaggcaacactccaagtgcggcctgacctcAGTTTTCTGCAGCTGCATCGtgccttcctgacttttatactcagctcCCTGACTGGCGAGGGAACTGTGTCgtcacttgcaccccaagatctctctgaacatCAGCCctgctgagggtcctgccatttactgtgcactcTCCTCTTACATTGAcctcccagagtgcaacacctcatatgtctgccttaaactccatctgccacctctctgcccatatCACCACCTAATCTACTGTATACCCTGCTGTGTCCTCTGACTCTCCACAACTCTGTCAattttggtgttgtctgcaaacttactcatcagtcCACCTAACATTTTTGTCCAAACCATTTATACACATCACAGACaagaaggtcccagcactgatccctgtggaacaccgctggtTACAGACCCCCAGGCAGAATAACACTCCACCATTCTATGACAAGTccacttaccaactcaccatgtgCCAATCTCCTGGACCagctaccatgagggaccttgtcaaatactttactaagcccatgtagacgacatccacCGCCCTCCCCTCCTCGATCATCTTCGTCACCACCtcaaaaaccaaaataaaatttggaagacatgacctccctgcacaaagccacaaagccatgctgaccatccccagGGATCTTCTGTGCTGGTCCAGATGCGAGtagattctatccctaagaaccttctccaataatttccctaccactgaagtaaggctcaccaGTTTGTCCTGGTTTGTTCCTGTTGCCCTGCTTAAACAGCGGAACATCATTGGCTGTTCCTCAGTCCTCCAGGGCctcgcctgtggctggagaggataCAAGGATCTCTGGCAAGGCCCCAGCAGTACCTCTCCTCTCGCCCTCTCATACTCCTTCTCTGGAGAGTTATCCATCTAAATGCTTCTCGAgagccccaacacctcctccttaatatcgACACGCCCTCAAATATCAACATAACGTTTCTTTATATTCACCCAAGGGAAAGGGTGTGGGCTTGGGCTGAGGCAGCATTTAGTTCCCATCGTTGCCggtgagagggtggggggtgagagggtgggggatgagaatgtgggggtggggggtgggattgagGTGGGGGGtaagagggtgggggtgaggtggagggtgggggggtgagagagtgggggtgtgggggtgagctgccgccttgaaccgctgcagccgTTGaggtgtgggggtgagagggtgggggggtgagggtgggggatgagggtgggggatgagggggtgagggtgggggtgaggtggtgggggcgtagggttggggtgaggggggatgagggtgggggtgagggggggatgagggtggggggtgagggtgagagggttggggtgaggtggagggtggggggggtgagagggtgggggtgagctgccgccttgaaccgctgcagcccttgaggtgtgggtgcacccacggtgctgtgagggagggggttccagggttttgacccgatgacggtgaaggaacgatgatatatttcccagtcagaacGGTGTGTAactcggaggggaacctgcaggcagtggtgttccccgTGTTCTGCTGCCCGCGTCCTTCTAGAGGTGGTGTGTCTGGAAGGTGCCATCTGGGGAGCCGGTGAGTTGGTGCAGTGCATGGTGTAGGTAACCCTCCCTGACCTCACACCTTGCACGCCCTTGGTGACTATCGACGCAATGAGGACCTCGCCCACCTCCTCTGACCACAGGCATGATTCCATCtattgtccttgagtggacctccCCTCTCCCAAGCTACCCTACTGCTCCTAataaatgtcaaagtcaagtttattgtcgcctgcacaagtacatgtgtgcacaggtacaatgacaagcttactgcagcatcacaggcacagagcatcagataagcagcattcacagggaaAACACGTTAACCATATACATGATAAATTATATGTATAATATGCTTTGGGAcactccttaatcctacttgccaagaacattTCACAGCCCCTTTTAGCCCTgctaattccttgtttaagttctttcctgtttagattcctcaagggccttgtctgatttcaccttgctaaaccttacatgtgcttccttttacTTTGTGACTGAACTTACAGCCAGCCCCTGTCACTGCCTCGTTTCATTGGACTGACGTGAGGTCCCACAGGGttcttggagacaccagagactgcggatgctggaatctggagcaacacacgatccGCTGGTCGAGCAGTAgctgtgaggagaaaggaattgtcaatgtttcgggaggTAAGAGAAGAGACTGGGGCTCTGGccgagatttttaaatctttattgGACACGAGGTACCAGTTGACTGAAGGACAGCAAACGTAATCCTCCTTTACAGGAAAGGCAGTAAGTGTGAGCCTAATGTCAGAGGCAGGGAAGGAACTGGTAAAAGCTCCGAGGGAGAGGTTAATGATCCTTTGGAAAGGCAGCGACTGTGGGAGACAGGCAATGTGGCTTTGTCAGGGGCAGACCCggtctgaccaatctgactgaattctttgaagaagtaacaaagtgCATGGGGCGGGGCAGGGCAGGGAAGATGCGATTTACATGGACCTcgataaggcctttgacaagatcgcACATGGGAGACCGGATCAAAAGGTTAGGACCCTTGGGATCCAGAACAGGTTTGAAAACTAGATGCAAAGCTGGCTTggcaacaggagacagagggtgaaggtagagggttgtttttgcagttggatgcctgtgacaagtagtgtcccatagggatcggtgctgggtctcttGCTGTCTGTAATATTCATGAATTGCTTGGATGTGGGTGTGGGGGGCAGGATCAGTAAGTTATTGGAAAAcatgaagattggcagagttgttgataacATGGAGGGCAGACTTAGGCTTTTGAGAGAtagcaatgtgttggtgaaatgggctgaggaatggcagatggagtttaatccagactaacgtgaggtgatgtattttgggagcacGAATGAGGCTGGGAcaaacaccatgaatggtagggtccaagGGAGAGTCAAGGAACAGACGGAGCTTGGAGTGCATGTCCATGGgcccttgaaagtggcaatgcaggtaatAATGTGGTCAGGAAGGcgtatgggatgctggccttcattagtcatggcaTGGAGTAcggaagtagggaggttataatCCAATTTTACAAACCCTCAgatctcagctggagcactgggtgcagttctggtcaccacgctacaggaaggatgtgatggcactggagagggtgcagagagggttCACCAGGAcggtgcctgggatggaacagttcagttacgaggagagactgggtctgttctccctgcagcTGAGGGGGTtaggaggggacatgactgaggtgtataaaatgatgaggggtacaGATGGGGTAGGCTGCAGGGAACTTCCCCCCTtaacagaggtagataaaatgagAGGACATTGGGTAATGGGGGAAGAGATGTCGAGGGGATCCCGGGGggccagagggtggcgagtacctggaacacactgcctgagagagttgGTGAAGCTGAGTCAccgacaacatttaagaagtgtctggatgagcccTTGCAACAGTTGGACATAGacagctgtggaccaagtgctggatgaTGGGGTTAgtacggaagggtgcccactggtcggtgtggacaagttgggccgaatggcctgtttccatgctgtacaactcaatagCTCGATgtgatggaacattctccacttcAGCAACTCTCAGGAACTGACAGCATCCAGAACAAAGGATGCTGTCAGTTCCTGGGGACCCCATTCGGCAACTTAAACATTCACCCTCTCTGTTTGTTCTGGAAGTCGATGGACAGCGTTCGATGGAAGTGTTTGATAACCTTATgtctttaaggttagaggggggatgtttaaaggtgacatgaggcgcagagaatggtgggtgccaggagtgggtcaccaggggtggtggtgggagcagacagtttggtggagtttgagaagcttttagacagacacatgaatatgaagggaatggacggATGTGGATGATACAACATCATGAGCCTGTccaacactgtactgttctatgttctatgacagagGAAGCTTCCCtcagtgtctgaccccgggactgtgtgacgggacggtgtggagggagcttccctcagtgtctgaccccgggactgtgtgacgggacggtgtggagggagcttcatcctgtgtctgaccccgggactgtgtgatgggacggtgtagagggagcttcacccagtgtctgaccccgggactgtgtgacgggacggtgtggagggagcttccctcagtgtctgaccccgggactgtgtgacgggacggtgtggagggcgTGTCACCCTGTTCCTAGCCAGTTGCTGTTACTGCCTCTTTACTCAGTTCTGATGTGAGGTCCCACACAGGGTTCAGTCTGTGAACTCGATTTGTTTAAACTCAGCGGCTGaataatttccaacatttgctgtgaAGCTGAAGCCAACATTCCTCAGAGTGGAATGTGCCCAGGGGCTGACGGAGGAGGTATCCCAGAGTCAGGGATTTGCTGACAGTGTTTACTGCAGGAAGATAAAGAACAGGAgcagaaggccactcggccccttgaacctgttcctccattcaattaGATGCTGGCTGATCCAAGCATCCTCaacacttccccctcccctcactctacctcccccacccctccctccctctcccctccctgcctcccctcccctctcccctgcctccccctcccctccctgccttcccttccctctccccctgcctccccctccccaactgcctccccatcttccccctccctctaccctcccccctctcctgctCCCCCGACTCCCTTTGTTCAAATATCCAACAATGACTCCATACCCACAACATTTGAAAGAGGGTTCCAAAGATCCACGCTGGGGAAAATGCCGGAAGTGACTggacacttggaaaatatcaGCGGGATTCGTCAGTCAACGTGGAGTTCTGGAAGcaaaatcctgtttgacaaatgtaCGGGGGTGTGAGGATGGAACTGGGGAGCAGAGGATGTGCGGGCTTGAAGATCAAGCCAGACATAAAAATTCAGGGTGTGGGTAATGTATGGGGGtaacacactcactgacacacccccagtcacactgacacacccccagtcacactcacacacccccagtcacactcactgacacacccccagtcacactcacacacccccagtcacactcacacactcactgacacacacccagacacactcacactcacccagacacactgacacactcactgacacacacccagtcacactcacacacccccAGTCACACTGACACACCCagtcacactcactcacactcactgacacactgaccccacccctccccagtctGTCTACGTGGATTAGTTGGGGCTGACCAATCAGAAACGCGTTGCAACCTCGTTGAATTCGATTGGTTGTCACGACAGCCATTCAGTTGTGACGGCAGATGGGTACAGCCAATGATATTGAGGGATATAGGCGGGAAATGGGTAAGCGGAAGTGTTTCTTGTCGTGATGGACAGGTAACTCCGCCAATGGTTCTGCAGGGATCTTCCCATCGGTGCAGTGGGCGGGACTTATGCTGTTGATCGGCGGCGAATGGGAaatgagggagtgggagggagagggcaCTGACCCCGCCCCctcacttccctccccctccatccccccttctcctccagcccctccccctccatcccccagtcccctcccctccatccattcccctccacctccaccgcaacccctcatcccctccatatcctctccccaaccccacccctcctccccctcccggcACAGCGCCTCACTGGCATCACTGACCGATGCACTGGCACCAGTGGCGGCGATCCGCTGGCACTGTGATC
It encodes:
- the LOC127586621 gene encoding procollagen C-endopeptidase enhancer 2-like, translated to MENPLLLLCVLLPALASGQQSVNSTRPLFPCGGQLTGDQGHVASESFPAPYPPNKKCSWTIRVSPGRVIILSFRHMDLESDPICRYDHVSVYNGDSPSAERLGRFCGTIRPGALISTGNTLLIQMESDEDSAGRGFLALYTAGLPPAQGNQFCGGKLVKPQGSFKTPNWPEKAYPTGITCTWHIVARPHEYIELQFEKFGVEGDTYCRYDYVAVFNGGRKEEGQRVGKFCGDTPPGAIVSEGNELLVQFVSDLSVTADGFLATYDVKQRKGVAVQPEPTIAPTTTTTRAPRVPRPPRPPRPQGRPLPPICQTKCGRKGTLPSNFCASDFVISGKVLSLSPQGQVTVSIIHTYKAGNLATREVGGETLAKMLVVCRRCPNLRKGTRYTLMGPVDPQGRGRILPTSFFLIYKPQQHQVLTKLTKRRC